GATATCATGGCATGGACAGTCTTGTATAAGAATTATAACCAATACAGATCAAACAATTTTATTTGATCCTTATATTACAGGAAACCCAACCAGTGATTTAAATGCTGAAACAGTTGAGGCAGACGTCATTATTATAACCCATGCTCATAATGATCATATCGGGGATACAGAAGCCATTGCGAAACGAACGAATGCATTAATTATTGCAAATGTAGAAATAGCCAACTACTTTTCTAACAAAGGCTATCGAACTCACGGAATGCAAATGGGTGGAAAACATCAATTTGATTTTGGTTTGATTAAAATGACCCCTGCGATTCATGGCTCAACTTATGAAATTGATGGACTCCAGTTAACTTTAGGATTAGCAGCTGGAATCATTTTATCAATAGAAAATAAAACATTTTATCATGCTGGTGATACAGCTTTGTTTAGTGATATGCAGCTTATCGGTGCATCTAAGCCAATTGATATCGCTTTTTTACCAATTGGTGATAATTATACGATGGGTCCAGAAGATGCAGCATTAGCTGCCGAATTACTAGCTGCCAAAAAAGTAGTACCCATTCATTACAATACGTTCCCACTTATTCATCAAGACCCTGAGGAATTTACTAAATTATTAGCTAAAGATCAAGGAATCATTTTGGAAGTTGGGGCACAATTAACTCTATAAGAAAAGAAACCGGAGGACAGCAAATGCCTACGAAACATGATCAAATATTAGCCTACATTGAAACACTTCCAGTTGGAGAACGAATTTCAGTTCGACTAATTGCAAAAAATTTACAAGTAAGTGAAGGAACGGCATATCGTGCCATAAAAGAAGCTGAAAACGTTGGTTTAGTCTCTACAATCCAACGAGTTGGAACGATTCGAATTGAACGGAAAATGAAAGAGCATTTTGAAAAATTAACTTTTGGTGAAGTTGTTAAAATCATTGAGGGTGATATTTTAGGTGGGATTGCTGGATTAGATAAAAGCTTAAATAAATTTATCATAGGAGCCATGACGGAAGAAGCTATGCTACGCTACATTACTCCTGGTTCGCTAATGATTGTTGGGAATCGAGTAGGAGCTCAACGTCTAGCCTTAAAAAATGGTGCCGCTGTCTTAATTACTGGTGGATTTGATACCTGTGATGAGATTGTTGAGTTGGCCAACCAATTTGAATTGCCAGTTATTCGTACAACTTATGATTCATTTACAGTTGCAACAATGATCAATCGAGCTATGACAGATCAACTAATAAAAAAAGATATTATGTTAGTTGGAGATATTTATACAAATTTAGAGAAAACGATGTACTTAAATAGTGATGCAACAGTTGCGGATTATCGCAAACTAAATGATAAAAGTCGGCATTCACGTTTCCCAATTGTAAATAAAAAAATGCGCTTAATTGGAATTGTTACAGCGAAAGATGTTGTTGGAAAACCAGATAATTTGGGTATTGACCGTGTGATGACAAAAGATCCATCTTGTGTGAAAACACATATGAGTGTAGCGAGCGTTGGACATTTGATGATTTGGGACGGGTTGGAAGTGATGCCTGTAGTAAAAGATGATTTAACTTTGATGGGGATTGTTTCACGACAAGATATTATGAAGGCCATGCAATTAGCTCAAAGACAACCACAGGTGGGGGACACAATTGCTGATCAGATTGCTGAACAGTTAGAATTAACCAGTGACGACCCAACTCAATGGGATGCAGCCATTCCTTCCTTTAAGTTTAGCGTTAGTCCGCAAATGACGAATAGCGTTGGAACTATTTCTTTTGGTGTTTTAAGTGAGTTGGTAGCTAATGCTTCTCAAAGAACCTTGCTTGCTTATCAAAAGCGCAATGCTGTTATTGAACAAATGAATTTGCACTATTTTAAAATGATCCAATTAGAGAGTGAATTAGAAATAAAACCTCGTGTGTTAGAAATAGGGCGTCGTTCTTCAAAGTTAGATATAGAAGTTTTTATTGAAAATACCTTAGTTGCCAAAGCGATTGTTATTTGCCAATTAATGGAACGCACCTAGTTATCAATTTATGAAAAGAGGAACAAACGATGTCGCAAGAAGTATTTGATCAAATTTTAAATGAAATTAAACACTATAAAACAATTATTGTACACCGTCATAAAAGACCTGATCCAGATGCTTTAGGCTCTCAAGGTGGTTTAGTTGAAATCTTAAAAGCAAGCTTTCCTGATAAACAGATTTTAAAAGCAGGAGGCCCAGTTGATGGATTACAATTTTTATCAGAAATGGATCCAGTGACTGCAGAAGATTATAAAAATTCTTTGGTAATTGTAACCGACACGGCAAATAGTCCAAGAATTAGTGGCGATGACTATACATTAGGGGAAAAATTAATTAAAATTGATCATCATCCTAATGATGAACCCTATGGAGATATTGTTTTTGTGAATACCAAAGCGAGTAGTTGTAGTGAAATTATTGTTGATTTTTATGATTACCATAAAGCTGAA
This Carnobacterium maltaromaticum DSM 20342 DNA region includes the following protein-coding sequences:
- a CDS encoding metal-dependent hydrolase, which encodes MKISWHGQSCIRIITNTDQTILFDPYITGNPTSDLNAETVEADVIIITHAHNDHIGDTEAIAKRTNALIIANVEIANYFSNKGYRTHGMQMGGKHQFDFGLIKMTPAIHGSTYEIDGLQLTLGLAAGIILSIENKTFYHAGDTALFSDMQLIGASKPIDIAFLPIGDNYTMGPEDAALAAELLAAKKVVPIHYNTFPLIHQDPEEFTKLLAKDQGIILEVGAQLTL
- a CDS encoding DRTGG domain-containing protein → MPTKHDQILAYIETLPVGERISVRLIAKNLQVSEGTAYRAIKEAENVGLVSTIQRVGTIRIERKMKEHFEKLTFGEVVKIIEGDILGGIAGLDKSLNKFIIGAMTEEAMLRYITPGSLMIVGNRVGAQRLALKNGAAVLITGGFDTCDEIVELANQFELPVIRTTYDSFTVATMINRAMTDQLIKKDIMLVGDIYTNLEKTMYLNSDATVADYRKLNDKSRHSRFPIVNKKMRLIGIVTAKDVVGKPDNLGIDRVMTKDPSCVKTHMSVASVGHLMIWDGLEVMPVVKDDLTLMGIVSRQDIMKAMQLAQRQPQVGDTIADQIAEQLELTSDDPTQWDAAIPSFKFSVSPQMTNSVGTISFGVLSELVANASQRTLLAYQKRNAVIEQMNLHYFKMIQLESELEIKPRVLEIGRRSSKLDIEVFIENTLVAKAIVICQLMERT